From Candidatus Manganitrophus morganii, the proteins below share one genomic window:
- a CDS encoding universal stress protein: protein MSISLKNISKLYGEQAVVENATLEIFPGELFVLLGASGSGKTTILRMIAGLVTPDQGEILLQGKVVNDLTPQERNVGFVFQNYSLFRHMTVAENIGFGLQLRRVPREERDKKIHHLLELIGLPGFGHRYPSQLSGGQQQRVAVARALAYEPSVLLLDEPFGALDLKTRTQLRQSLKQIHRQLGVTTVMVTHDQADAFELGDRIGIMDRGKLLATGAPADIYKRPKSEYVAQFLGSANFFTGVMQERHIQIGSAFLPLPEGTAAPEKGERVQVLIRPEQIEIAPSREALHGTFIGEGEIRDFLFVGGFHRMTVQVSGVVRSLTAGFGDTDPTVLSVQMGLAQTSFPIGSGQKVAVGVTSFHILPYQGLHILVGIDGSEHGEHALHFASYLAQKTQGRLTILGVAERYLEEAKAREGLTQASQAAQQELQEVETAYRRGHPAEEILNETEQNRYDLVVLGTRGRHAPGRFLGSTAARVSVNAPVPTLLTPTPFQDFKKILVCISSEKVRKSDIRFVGRIARSTGASVTLFHVTPEGEENGGAFYLQGVLRVLESLGLRVETKVGEGEIVSSILKEAYEGSYDLLVLGTRIGNLREAFLTNSVTSQVLSQVDRPVLILHIRPPS from the coding sequence ATGTCCATTTCACTCAAAAATATCTCGAAATTATACGGCGAGCAGGCGGTGGTGGAGAACGCCACCCTGGAGATCTTCCCAGGAGAGCTCTTTGTTTTACTCGGAGCGAGCGGCAGCGGCAAGACGACGATCCTCCGGATGATCGCCGGGCTGGTCACGCCCGATCAGGGGGAGATCCTGCTGCAGGGGAAGGTGGTGAACGATCTGACCCCCCAGGAGAGAAACGTCGGCTTCGTCTTCCAGAACTACTCCCTCTTCCGTCACATGACGGTCGCCGAGAACATCGGATTCGGACTTCAGCTCCGGCGGGTTCCCCGCGAGGAGCGGGATAAGAAGATCCATCATCTTCTGGAGCTGATCGGGCTTCCCGGCTTCGGCCATCGTTATCCCTCTCAGCTCTCCGGCGGCCAGCAGCAGCGGGTCGCGGTGGCGCGGGCGCTTGCTTATGAGCCGAGCGTGCTTCTGCTCGACGAGCCGTTCGGCGCGCTCGATTTGAAGACCCGCACGCAGCTCCGGCAAAGCCTCAAGCAGATCCACCGGCAGCTGGGGGTCACCACGGTGATGGTGACCCACGATCAGGCCGACGCTTTCGAGCTGGGCGACCGGATCGGGATCATGGATCGGGGAAAGCTCCTTGCCACCGGCGCTCCGGCCGATATCTACAAGCGGCCCAAGTCGGAGTATGTGGCGCAATTCCTCGGCTCTGCGAACTTCTTCACGGGGGTGATGCAGGAACGGCATATTCAGATCGGCTCGGCTTTCCTCCCTCTTCCGGAGGGGACCGCGGCGCCGGAAAAAGGAGAGCGGGTGCAGGTGTTGATCCGGCCGGAGCAGATCGAAATTGCGCCGAGCCGGGAGGCGCTTCACGGCACCTTTATCGGGGAAGGGGAGATTCGGGATTTTCTCTTTGTCGGGGGATTCCACCGGATGACGGTGCAGGTTTCCGGAGTCGTCCGCTCCCTGACCGCAGGCTTCGGGGATACCGACCCGACGGTTCTTTCGGTACAGATGGGATTGGCGCAAACGAGCTTCCCGATCGGATCGGGGCAGAAGGTTGCCGTCGGGGTGACCTCCTTTCATATCCTTCCGTATCAGGGACTGCATATCCTTGTAGGGATCGACGGGTCGGAGCATGGGGAGCATGCGCTTCACTTTGCTTCTTATTTGGCGCAGAAGACCCAGGGACGGCTGACGATTCTGGGGGTGGCCGAGCGCTATCTGGAAGAGGCCAAGGCGCGCGAGGGACTGACCCAGGCGAGCCAGGCGGCCCAGCAGGAGCTTCAGGAGGTGGAGACGGCGTATCGGCGGGGACATCCCGCCGAGGAAATCCTCAACGAGACGGAGCAGAACCGGTATGACCTGGTCGTCCTCGGCACCCGCGGCCGCCACGCCCCGGGCCGCTTTCTCGGATCGACTGCCGCCCGCGTGTCGGTGAACGCGCCGGTGCCGACGCTGCTCACCCCGACCCCCTTCCAGGATTTCAAGAAGATCCTCGTCTGCATCTCGAGCGAGAAGGTCCGAAAGTCGGATATTCGTTTCGTGGGGCGGATTGCCCGGAGCACCGGCGCCAGCGTCACCCTTTTCCACGTGACGCCGGAGGGGGAGGAAAACGGCGGGGCCTTCTACCTTCAGGGGGTTCTTCGGGTTTTGGAGAGCCTCGGCCTGCGGGTGGAGACAAAGGTCGGGGAGGGGGAGATCGTCAGCTCGATCTTGAAAGAGGCCTATGAGGGAAGCTACGATCTGTTGGTCCTCGGCACCCGAATCGGGAATCTCCGAGAGGCCTTCCTGACCAACAGCGTCACCAGCCAGGTCCTCTCCCAGGTCGACCGACCCGTGTTGATCCTACATATCCGTCCGCCGAGTTAA
- a CDS encoding DUF4340 domain-containing protein has protein sequence MRFKATILLSLVLIALGGYLYFVEIPGEKKKQEAEIEEKRLYGFSQTAVTNLSIQTRNGESIDFLHEPADPDNPWRITHPVEAIANEAAASSLASQVERLQASRMIEEKAEDLKEFGLDPPVYTVIVTLNRVDTEILEVGSENLTGSEVYVRKGAGTPVYLAPVSIKQTLNKELKDWRRQELFRFASTDVKRVQIESPRQQIEITREEEGWQIRWPRERSGHQKQIQAKGDPNEISNLLGSLSSLRGDDFIDTRKADWLKGLGEPVLKLTLLVGALEHPAVFYKAPFEPDAVYAVTTPAAPIYKLSEREFKILEEPASSYRDRRVVDLVDPFLIEQISIKKGGESIFLERKEGEWWMKKGETPKKVDSTGINGLLFELNELRVDRFPEPAPPPAKAGLSNPDWSVQLKGKEGKSLGQVSFGRIEGDLAYVQSSNQPGPVLLKKEEVDRAQKARDEIKPSEAPVTPPAPPASPAGSTEPKKG, from the coding sequence GTGAGGTTTAAGGCAACGATTCTCCTCTCGCTCGTTCTCATCGCCTTGGGTGGGTATCTCTACTTCGTCGAAATCCCCGGAGAAAAGAAAAAACAAGAGGCGGAAATCGAAGAAAAGCGCCTTTACGGTTTTTCTCAAACCGCCGTTACCAACCTAAGCATCCAAACCCGAAACGGCGAGTCGATCGACTTTCTTCACGAGCCGGCCGATCCCGACAACCCCTGGCGGATCACCCACCCGGTCGAGGCGATCGCCAATGAGGCCGCCGCTTCTTCTCTTGCCTCCCAAGTGGAACGGCTTCAAGCGAGCCGGATGATCGAGGAGAAGGCGGAAGATCTGAAGGAATTCGGCCTTGATCCGCCGGTCTACACCGTCATCGTCACTCTCAACCGAGTCGATACCGAGATTTTGGAAGTCGGGAGTGAAAACCTGACCGGCAGTGAAGTCTATGTCCGGAAGGGGGCGGGGACGCCGGTCTATCTCGCCCCGGTTTCAATCAAGCAGACGTTGAATAAAGAGCTGAAGGATTGGCGACGACAGGAGCTCTTTCGGTTTGCTTCCACCGATGTCAAACGGGTTCAAATCGAGTCGCCCCGCCAGCAGATAGAGATCACCCGCGAAGAAGAGGGTTGGCAGATCAGATGGCCTCGTGAACGGAGCGGCCACCAGAAACAGATTCAGGCCAAGGGGGACCCCAATGAAATCTCGAATCTGCTCGGCAGTCTTTCGAGCCTTCGGGGGGACGATTTCATCGACACGCGGAAAGCGGATTGGCTCAAAGGGCTCGGTGAGCCGGTCCTGAAGCTCACTCTCCTTGTCGGCGCTCTGGAGCACCCGGCCGTTTTTTACAAAGCCCCCTTCGAACCGGATGCGGTTTACGCGGTCACCACACCGGCGGCGCCGATTTATAAACTCTCCGAGCGGGAGTTTAAGATTCTGGAAGAGCCGGCGTCGTCTTATCGGGACAGGCGGGTGGTCGATCTGGTCGATCCCTTTCTGATTGAACAGATTTCAATCAAGAAAGGGGGAGAGTCGATATTTCTTGAGAGAAAAGAAGGGGAGTGGTGGATGAAAAAGGGAGAGACCCCGAAGAAGGTCGATTCCACCGGCATCAACGGTCTGCTCTTTGAGCTGAATGAGCTGCGCGTCGACCGATTTCCGGAGCCGGCGCCCCCGCCGGCGAAGGCCGGTCTTTCGAATCCCGATTGGTCCGTTCAGCTCAAAGGAAAAGAGGGAAAGTCGCTTGGCCAGGTCTCGTTCGGCCGAATCGAAGGAGACCTCGCCTACGTCCAAAGCAGCAACCAACCGGGCCCCGTTCTGTTGAAGAAAGAAGAGGTCGATCGGGCTCAAAAGGCGAGGGATGAGATCAAACCTTCCGAAGCCCCTGTTACACCTCCGGCCCCACCCGCATCGCCGGCCGGTTCGACCGAACCGAAGAAGGGGTAG
- a CDS encoding GldG family protein: MRRTLSIVSGVLGAICAFAGLFHFLIWGTPVWVVTVLESAAVIFLSFFLFTHFELVKDFSTRRSTKFGVNSFLMAGIFIAIVVILNFILARHEVRFDLSGTGAFSISPQTVSVLQNLKNEVKVIGFFGEQSNAKRLAKDILENYRYETDKIQYEMVDPDKKPTLAKQYGITEYDTVVIESGGQKATLRTISEEEITGALIRISRESKKTFYFVEGHGEHSVDDPERNGFSILKESLEKQGFSVKKLLLLSEKKVPDDAAVVIIGGPQRPYTEEEGAALDAYLSRGGRLFALVDPLVKTDLEPVLAKWGVLLANDIILDPASSLGGVVPIVNPGTYPPHQITDRFNLGTFYPVTRSVNFDPAREGTLLFEPILKSGQGTWLTTQVEGDLAIDPSRDKLGPITFGGVVRYKEEPPPMETGDGGKAIDASKKMRLVVIGDADFATNSAVRSAGNGDLFQNVVSWLAEEEDLISIRSQEAKTSTLLLSSAQHRFNFYSSVIILPLAILTVGLTVWRRRRRL; encoded by the coding sequence ATGAGACGAACGTTAAGCATTGTTTCCGGAGTTTTGGGGGCCATCTGCGCTTTCGCCGGTCTTTTTCATTTCTTGATCTGGGGGACACCGGTCTGGGTGGTCACCGTGCTGGAGAGCGCGGCGGTGATCTTCCTCTCCTTTTTTCTCTTCACCCATTTTGAATTGGTGAAAGATTTTTCCACCCGGCGGTCGACGAAGTTCGGGGTAAACAGCTTCTTGATGGCGGGGATCTTCATCGCCATCGTCGTGATCCTCAACTTCATCCTCGCCCGGCATGAGGTTCGCTTCGACCTCTCCGGAACCGGCGCCTTCTCGATCTCCCCCCAGACGGTGAGCGTCCTTCAAAATCTCAAAAACGAAGTGAAGGTGATCGGCTTCTTCGGGGAGCAGAGCAACGCCAAGCGGCTGGCGAAGGATATTCTCGAGAACTACCGGTATGAGACCGACAAAATCCAATATGAGATGGTCGATCCCGACAAAAAGCCGACCCTGGCGAAGCAGTACGGGATTACCGAATACGATACGGTCGTCATCGAGTCGGGGGGGCAGAAGGCGACCCTTCGAACGATTTCGGAGGAGGAGATCACGGGAGCGCTCATCCGGATCAGCCGGGAGTCGAAGAAGACCTTCTACTTCGTCGAAGGGCATGGCGAGCACTCCGTCGATGATCCGGAGCGCAACGGCTTCTCTATTCTAAAAGAGTCCCTGGAGAAGCAGGGATTTTCCGTCAAAAAGCTGTTGCTTCTTTCGGAGAAAAAAGTCCCGGACGATGCGGCGGTGGTGATCATCGGCGGTCCGCAGCGCCCCTATACGGAGGAGGAAGGGGCGGCGCTCGACGCCTATCTTTCGCGGGGGGGGCGGCTCTTCGCCCTGGTGGACCCGTTGGTGAAGACCGATCTGGAGCCGGTCCTTGCGAAGTGGGGGGTTCTGCTTGCGAACGATATCATTCTCGACCCCGCCTCCAGCCTCGGCGGGGTGGTCCCGATCGTCAACCCCGGCACTTACCCGCCGCACCAGATCACCGACCGGTTCAACCTGGGAACCTTCTACCCGGTGACAAGGTCGGTAAACTTTGATCCCGCCAGGGAAGGAACACTCCTCTTCGAGCCGATTCTAAAATCGGGACAAGGGACCTGGCTCACAACCCAAGTGGAGGGGGATCTGGCGATCGATCCGAGCCGCGACAAGCTCGGCCCGATCACCTTCGGCGGGGTGGTCCGCTACAAGGAGGAGCCTCCCCCGATGGAAACCGGCGACGGGGGAAAAGCGATCGATGCGTCGAAAAAAATGCGGCTGGTCGTCATCGGCGATGCCGATTTCGCCACTAACAGCGCCGTCCGATCTGCCGGCAACGGCGACCTCTTCCAGAACGTGGTCAGCTGGCTGGCGGAAGAGGAGGATCTCATCTCGATCCGCTCGCAGGAAGCGAAGACGAGCACCCTGCTGTTGAGCAGTGCGCAGCACCGGTTTAACTTCTACAGCTCGGTGATTATTTTACCGCTTGCTATCTTAACGGTCGGTCTCACAGTGTGGCGAAGGAGGCGTCGGCTGTGA
- a CDS encoding tetratricopeptide repeat protein — protein MLSRFLIFYVVMLFTGSPLLAILVILGIYLAFDYQFTGFLRRGVQIFRLESEISGLKKVVALNPHNAAALSDLGRLLVMRGKEHQALPYLERAYERLSDTEETTYYLGLAFLVTGRESEGEALILKALEKNPKFRYGEPALRLAEYYGKKGRTEEAQTFFDRFFSIHSSSPEGYYKFGQFQLQVGNRAGAAESFRKAIEIFKLSPSFKKRQDRLWAYKARFHLLTASGTR, from the coding sequence ATGCTGTCACGGTTTCTTATTTTTTACGTCGTCATGCTTTTCACCGGAAGCCCCCTCCTCGCAATCCTCGTCATCCTCGGCATTTATTTGGCTTTCGACTACCAATTCACCGGGTTTCTCCGCCGGGGGGTTCAGATCTTTCGGTTGGAGTCGGAGATCTCCGGATTGAAGAAAGTGGTGGCGCTGAATCCGCACAACGCCGCCGCCCTGAGCGATCTGGGACGCCTTCTGGTCATGCGCGGCAAAGAGCATCAAGCGCTTCCCTATCTGGAACGCGCTTACGAACGGCTCTCCGACACCGAGGAGACGACCTACTACCTTGGCCTTGCCTTTCTTGTGACCGGTCGCGAGTCCGAAGGGGAGGCGTTGATCCTCAAGGCGCTGGAGAAGAACCCTAAGTTCCGGTACGGCGAGCCGGCGCTCCGCCTCGCGGAGTATTATGGAAAGAAGGGACGGACGGAGGAGGCGCAGACCTTCTTCGATCGCTTTTTTTCGATCCACTCCTCAAGCCCGGAGGGCTACTATAAATTCGGGCAGTTTCAGCTTCAGGTCGGCAACCGGGCCGGGGCCGCCGAGAGCTTCCGAAAGGCAATCGAAATCTTCAAGCTCTCCCCCTCGTTCAAGAAGAGACAAGATCGCCTTTGGGCCTACAAGGCGCGCTTTCACCTACTCACCGCCTCTGGGACCCGTTAA
- the msrA gene encoding peptide-methionine (S)-S-oxide reductase MsrA, with protein sequence MSSETETKEVATFGGGCFWCLDAVFADLKGVESAVSGYAGGTVDNPTYRQVCSGTTGHAEVSQVTFDPKVITFRELLEVFFTIHDPTTLNRQGADEGTQYRSAVYYHTPEQKAIAEQVINELTAKGVWDTPIVTEVTPFEKFYRAEDEHQDYYKNNPGQGYCRVVIAPKVAKARKQFLEKLKR encoded by the coding sequence ATGAGCAGTGAAACCGAAACAAAAGAAGTCGCCACCTTCGGCGGCGGCTGTTTCTGGTGTTTGGATGCGGTCTTCGCCGATCTAAAGGGGGTCGAGAGCGCCGTCTCCGGCTATGCGGGGGGGACGGTCGACAATCCGACCTACCGCCAGGTCTGCAGCGGAACGACCGGCCATGCCGAGGTATCGCAGGTGACCTTCGATCCGAAGGTCATCACCTTTCGCGAGCTGCTGGAGGTCTTCTTTACGATCCACGATCCAACGACGTTGAATCGCCAAGGGGCCGATGAGGGAACCCAATACCGCTCGGCCGTCTACTATCACACGCCGGAGCAGAAGGCAATCGCCGAACAGGTGATCAATGAGCTCACGGCGAAGGGTGTCTGGGACACGCCGATCGTAACGGAGGTGACCCCTTTTGAAAAATTCTATCGGGCGGAAGATGAACATCAGGACTACTATAAAAATAACCCCGGCCAGGGATATTGTCGGGTGGTGATCGCCCCCAAAGTCGCAAAAGCGCGGAAGCAGTTTCTGGAGAAGTTGAAGCGGTAG
- a CDS encoding ABC transporter permease subunit — MINPLQAARVRLPWRGLLIAMVFMVLFPLLIMPIGAIFVFATRDGLSRFITALTGEGAQFALRLSLFVALITSLLNSVLGTLTAYIFANYRFPAKRPLGILINLPVAIPTVVVGTSLLLLWGPIGLVGRYLDPLGFRPMFAIGGILLAHVFVTFPYMLGAVKPVLDELEVTYEEAAYTMGAGRLKTFWYVILPSLRGALFTGTLLTFAHSLGEFGATVMVSGNLRLRTQTAPLYIFSQFEAGNIEAANAVAAVLAMLSFVIFFILLRVTEREEPAEA, encoded by the coding sequence ATGATCAATCCGCTGCAAGCTGCGCGTGTTCGGCTCCCATGGCGGGGGCTTCTGATCGCGATGGTCTTCATGGTGTTGTTTCCCCTGCTGATCATGCCGATCGGCGCGATCTTCGTTTTCGCCACCCGCGACGGACTCTCCCGGTTCATCACCGCGCTGACCGGGGAGGGGGCGCAGTTTGCCCTTCGCTTAAGCCTCTTCGTGGCGCTGATTACCAGTCTCTTGAACTCGGTTTTAGGGACCCTCACCGCCTATATTTTCGCAAACTATCGCTTCCCGGCGAAGCGGCCGCTCGGCATCTTGATCAACCTGCCGGTTGCGATTCCGACCGTCGTCGTCGGAACTTCCCTCCTGCTCCTCTGGGGACCGATCGGTCTGGTCGGCCGTTATCTCGACCCGCTCGGCTTCCGGCCGATGTTCGCAATCGGCGGCATTCTTCTGGCGCATGTCTTCGTGACCTTCCCCTATATGCTCGGCGCGGTAAAGCCGGTGCTGGATGAGCTGGAGGTGACCTATGAAGAGGCCGCCTACACAATGGGGGCGGGGCGATTGAAGACCTTCTGGTATGTCATTCTCCCTTCGCTCCGCGGGGCGCTCTTTACCGGTACGTTGCTGACCTTCGCCCATTCCCTCGGGGAATTCGGGGCAACGGTGATGGTCTCGGGGAATTTGCGGCTACGGACCCAGACGGCGCCGCTTTACATTTTCTCCCAATTCGAAGCGGGAAACATTGAAGCGGCCAATGCCGTGGCCGCAGTCCTCGCGATGCTTTCGTTTGTTATCTTCTTTATCCTTCTTCGTGTGACAGAGAGAGAAGAGCCGGCGGAGGCCTGA
- a CDS encoding DHH family phosphoesterase, translating into MRYIVFCDDSFFYQILKSHREAGSAWLFVVQEPELADWLEKKKIPVIRGPFSSQSTYQRAKIGREDRVIIALSKTKFFSPILRLLSKEGVRPSLLLSRNKEVVDLGSPDLKVVSCTDLLSSPLFWELRAISLREKTREIHRILGEAERVLILVQDDPDPDAIASALALRTLLGRNKLTAPIASFGVVDRPENMAMLKHLEIEVDRIDAKRLSGYDRVCFVDTQPSRFPVKFPRIDVVIDHHPEEKGYHAAYREIRSNQGATSTVMTEYLRAEDVKISQRLATALLYGIGTDTAFLERGTHPGDVEAFSFLYPLANHGLIRQIERPEFPQEEAGFVQKAIRRWRIEHRLLVSHLGQVPRQDIVPRLADFFTQVEGIDWSVLSGIVGGNLIISARNMGKSGNAGSLMKEAFGSYGRAGGHRFMAKAVMPLKGFREVFGRADERFVRDLIFERLVDLLQREAVAV; encoded by the coding sequence ATGCGGTATATCGTTTTTTGCGATGATTCCTTTTTTTATCAAATATTAAAGAGCCACCGCGAGGCCGGAAGCGCCTGGCTCTTCGTTGTGCAAGAGCCAGAGCTTGCCGACTGGCTTGAGAAGAAAAAGATCCCGGTGATCCGGGGTCCTTTCTCTTCCCAATCGACTTATCAACGGGCGAAGATCGGCCGCGAGGACCGCGTGATTATTGCGCTCTCCAAGACAAAGTTTTTCAGCCCGATTTTAAGACTCCTCTCGAAAGAAGGGGTCCGGCCTTCGCTGCTGTTGTCCAGAAACAAGGAGGTGGTCGATCTCGGCTCTCCCGATCTGAAGGTGGTCTCCTGCACCGATCTTCTCTCCTCCCCGCTCTTCTGGGAGCTTCGCGCCATCTCGCTCCGCGAGAAGACCCGGGAGATCCACCGGATCTTGGGAGAAGCGGAGCGGGTCTTGATCCTCGTCCAGGATGATCCCGATCCCGATGCCATCGCGTCGGCCCTCGCGCTCCGGACCCTGCTGGGCCGGAACAAGCTGACCGCGCCGATCGCCTCGTTCGGGGTGGTCGATCGTCCCGAAAACATGGCGATGCTCAAGCACCTCGAGATCGAAGTCGACCGGATCGATGCCAAGCGCCTCTCCGGCTACGATCGGGTCTGTTTCGTCGACACCCAGCCGAGCCGCTTCCCGGTCAAGTTTCCGCGGATCGACGTGGTGATCGACCATCATCCGGAGGAGAAGGGATACCATGCGGCCTATCGGGAGATCCGGTCGAACCAGGGGGCGACCTCGACCGTGATGACCGAGTATCTGCGCGCCGAAGATGTGAAGATCAGCCAGCGCCTCGCCACAGCCCTCCTCTATGGAATCGGAACCGACACCGCCTTCCTGGAGCGGGGGACCCATCCGGGCGATGTGGAAGCGTTCTCCTTTCTTTATCCGTTGGCAAACCATGGCCTCATCCGGCAGATCGAGCGTCCGGAGTTCCCTCAAGAGGAGGCCGGTTTCGTTCAGAAGGCGATCCGGCGGTGGCGGATCGAACATCGCCTTTTGGTGTCGCACTTGGGGCAGGTTCCCCGCCAGGATATCGTTCCGCGGTTGGCCGACTTCTTCACCCAGGTGGAGGGAATCGACTGGTCGGTTCTCTCCGGGATCGTGGGGGGGAATCTCATCATCTCCGCGAGAAACATGGGGAAGAGCGGAAACGCAGGGAGCCTCATGAAAGAGGCGTTCGGTTCCTACGGACGGGCGGGCGGACATCGGTTTATGGCCAAGGCGGTGATGCCGTTGAAGGGTTTCAGGGAGGTTTTCGGACGCGCGGACGAGCGGTTTGTTCGGGACCTGATCTTCGAGCGATTGGTCGATCTTCTCCAGCGGGAGGCGGTGGCGGTATGA
- a CDS encoding RNA-binding protein has protein sequence MKIFVGNLSRDVNDADLQKAFEAFGKVDSATVIKDKFSGESRGFGFVEMSSGSEAQAAISGMNGKELKGRAVNVNEARPREERGGGGGGSRDRGGRPGGGGGRRF, from the coding sequence ATGAAAATTTTTGTCGGCAATTTGTCTCGAGACGTTAATGATGCGGACTTACAGAAGGCGTTTGAGGCCTTCGGGAAAGTAGATTCTGCCACGGTCATAAAAGACAAATTCTCGGGAGAGTCGAGGGGGTTTGGGTTCGTGGAAATGTCGTCGGGATCGGAAGCGCAGGCGGCCATCAGCGGAATGAACGGAAAAGAATTGAAGGGAAGAGCGGTCAATGTGAATGAGGCCCGTCCTCGCGAAGAGAGAGGCGGCGGCGGAGGGGGGAGCAGAGACCGCGGCGGAAGACCGGGGGGTGGCGGCGGGCGGCGATTCTAA
- a CDS encoding substrate-binding domain-containing protein, whose amino-acid sequence MTFSKMVVTACLLLLVAYTWPIFSHGTGRSSPTLVIYGFSILEEVISSGILPVFQKRWREQTGEEVRFYTSFAGSGTVTNQIRFGAPADVALFSHTLDAHRLKEAGLIQHDWTGSPYQGIINRTPMILIVRQGNPKGLSSFEALGQPGVGIVHPDPQTSGGALWALLAEYGAFALPEGGSPGAAHAGMIDLWRNVIILGSSARAARTQFEMGFGDVLITYEQEAVKDLARGKFNHEMVVPEWTIYTEHPAIAIDRNISPEERPLVEAFLDFLWTEEAQRIFVEYGFRSITDPRLDAENPSFSKIPHTFTVDDLGGWPQAYAEIVEGFWRKRILEEVRP is encoded by the coding sequence GTGACATTTTCTAAGATGGTTGTGACTGCTTGCCTCCTTCTTCTGGTCGCCTATACCTGGCCGATTTTTTCACATGGGACGGGGAGGTCGTCACCGACCCTTGTCATCTATGGCTTCAGTATTTTGGAAGAGGTGATCTCCTCCGGAATTCTCCCCGTTTTTCAGAAACGCTGGCGGGAGCAGACCGGAGAGGAGGTCCGTTTTTACACCTCTTTTGCCGGCTCGGGGACGGTGACCAATCAGATCCGGTTCGGCGCGCCGGCCGATGTCGCCCTCTTTTCTCACACGCTCGATGCGCATCGGCTCAAGGAGGCGGGATTGATTCAGCACGATTGGACCGGCTCTCCCTATCAGGGGATCATCAACCGCACCCCCATGATCCTCATCGTCCGGCAGGGGAATCCGAAAGGGCTCTCCAGTTTTGAGGCGCTCGGACAACCGGGGGTGGGGATCGTTCATCCCGATCCTCAGACGTCGGGTGGAGCGCTCTGGGCTCTCCTGGCCGAGTATGGCGCCTTTGCCCTCCCGGAGGGGGGAAGCCCCGGCGCCGCTCATGCGGGGATGATCGATCTTTGGAGAAACGTAATCATCCTCGGATCGTCGGCGCGCGCCGCCCGCACCCAGTTTGAGATGGGGTTCGGCGACGTCCTGATCACTTACGAGCAGGAGGCGGTGAAGGACCTCGCCCGCGGAAAATTCAATCATGAGATGGTGGTTCCGGAGTGGACGATCTACACCGAGCATCCCGCCATCGCGATCGATCGGAACATCTCTCCCGAGGAGCGGCCGCTGGTGGAGGCTTTTCTTGACTTTCTCTGGACGGAAGAGGCGCAGCGGATCTTTGTCGAATATGGCTTCCGGTCGATCACCGATCCCCGTCTGGATGCCGAGAACCCCTCTTTCTCGAAAATCCCCCACACCTTCACCGTGGACGATCTGGGGGGGTGGCCGCAGGCCTATGCCGAGATTGTTGAGGGCTTCTGGAGAAAACGCATTCTGGAGGAGGTGCGCCCATGA
- a CDS encoding response regulator produces the protein MPKRILIVDDNEDARQLFAQTLSGESYEVTLANDGDEALRKVGWTHPDLILLDLMMPGVDGLRVCRALKQNPAYRPIPILMISAKFADPASRQQAVEAGAEEILIKPIDPSNLLAKIKTHLNKTDPA, from the coding sequence ATGCCGAAGCGGATACTCATCGTCGACGATAACGAAGATGCGCGTCAGCTCTTTGCTCAGACGCTGAGTGGAGAAAGTTATGAGGTCACTCTCGCGAACGATGGCGATGAAGCGCTAAGAAAGGTCGGGTGGACACACCCGGATCTGATCCTCCTTGACCTCATGATGCCCGGCGTCGATGGGTTGAGGGTCTGCCGCGCGCTCAAACAAAACCCCGCTTATCGCCCTATTCCTATTCTGATGATCAGCGCCAAATTTGCCGATCCCGCCTCCCGGCAACAAGCCGTCGAAGCCGGCGCAGAAGAAATCCTCATCAAACCGATCGACCCATCCAATCTTCTGGCAAAGATCAAAACCCATCTGAACAAGACCGATCCGGCTTAA